A genome region from Geobacter pickeringii includes the following:
- a CDS encoding response regulator transcription factor produces MTAMIRILIADDHGIFREGLKQVIAGTANMTVAGEAADGLEVLGKIREHDYDLVILDISLPGRSGLEILAEVKALRPKLPILVLSMYPEEQYAMRALKSGASGYLTKGSSFQELVEALQKIAMGKKYVSAAMAEVLASRLASDTGRPPHERLSDREFQVMRMIATGATPKRIADELMVGIKTINTYRVRILQKMEMKCNADLTRYAIEHRLM; encoded by the coding sequence ATGACCGCCATGATCAGGATTCTCATCGCCGACGATCACGGGATTTTCCGCGAAGGGCTGAAGCAGGTCATCGCCGGCACCGCCAACATGACCGTTGCCGGTGAGGCGGCCGATGGCCTGGAAGTGCTCGGCAAGATACGGGAGCACGACTACGACCTGGTGATTCTGGACATCTCCCTGCCGGGCCGCAGCGGGCTGGAGATCCTGGCGGAGGTCAAGGCCCTCAGGCCGAAGCTGCCGATCCTGGTCTTGAGCATGTACCCTGAAGAGCAATACGCCATGCGCGCCCTGAAATCGGGGGCCTCGGGCTACCTGACAAAGGGGAGCTCCTTCCAGGAGCTGGTGGAGGCTTTGCAGAAGATCGCCATGGGAAAGAAGTACGTCAGTGCCGCCATGGCGGAGGTGCTGGCCAGCCGGCTCGCCTCCGACACCGGAAGGCCGCCCCACGAGCGGCTCTCGGACCGCGAATTCCAGGTAATGCGCATGATCGCCACGGGCGCGACCCCGAAAAGGATCGCCGACGAGCTGATGGTCGGCATCAAGACGATCAACACCTATCGCGTCCGGATCCTGCAGAAGATGGAGATGAAGTGCAACGCCGACCTGACCCGCTATGCCATCGAACACCGCCTCATGTAA
- a CDS encoding ATP-binding protein, translating into MTHVEAGRAGRRPDILLLETNFRRDVATTVFRIFQGALTNVIRHAGATCVDVSLEERNRRIVLVVTDNGRGITPEQMRDGRSLGITGMRERAYALRGRVRICRAPGGGTTVIAHIPTGSQGGDP; encoded by the coding sequence GTGACCCATGTCGAAGCAGGCAGAGCAGGCCGGAGGCCCGACATCCTGCTGCTGGAGACGAATTTCCGCCGGGACGTGGCGACGACGGTCTTCCGCATCTTCCAGGGAGCCCTCACCAACGTCATCCGTCACGCGGGGGCCACCTGCGTCGACGTCTCTCTCGAAGAGAGGAACCGCCGCATCGTTCTCGTGGTAACCGACAACGGCCGCGGGATCACTCCCGAGCAGATGCGCGACGGCCGCTCCCTCGGGATCACCGGCATGCGGGAACGGGCCTATGCGTTGAGGGGACGGGTAAGGATCTGCCGCGCTCCGGGAGGGGGGACCACCGTAATCGCCCACATCCCGACCGGTTCCCAAGGAGGGGACCCATGA
- a CDS encoding DUF2127 domain-containing protein, with protein MPVPPQPPPHVGADLRTIACFEAAKGLLVILAGLGLLALIHRDVQAIAEEIVRHFHLNPASRVPRIFLEAAGTADGPRLKLLALGAFGYATLRLAEAWGLWRGRAWAEWLGIVSGGIYLPLEVYELFLSVTPVKIGTFLVNLAVVGVLVHARVAARRA; from the coding sequence ATGCCGGTCCCCCCGCAGCCTCCGCCCCACGTCGGCGCCGACCTGCGCACCATCGCCTGCTTCGAGGCAGCCAAGGGGCTCCTCGTCATCCTCGCGGGGCTCGGGCTCCTGGCCCTCATCCACCGCGACGTCCAGGCCATCGCCGAAGAGATCGTCAGGCACTTCCACCTGAATCCGGCGAGCCGCGTCCCCCGCATCTTCCTGGAGGCGGCCGGCACCGCCGACGGCCCGCGGCTCAAGCTGCTGGCCCTTGGCGCCTTCGGTTACGCCACCCTGCGCCTTGCCGAGGCATGGGGGCTCTGGCGCGGCCGGGCATGGGCCGAATGGCTCGGCATCGTCTCCGGCGGCATATACCTCCCCCTCGAAGTCTATGAGCTGTTCCTCTCCGTGACGCCGGTGAAGATCGGCACCTTCCTCGTCAACCTCGCCGTGGTGGGGGTGCTCGTCCACGCCCGCGTCGCGGCCCGCCGCGCCTGA
- a CDS encoding DMT family transporter, translating to MSNLALFLLMMCGGAVLALQPSINARLAQKVGVVESSFVSFAVGTLALAVAVSLFGRGSLRALPGATWWELTGGLLGAAFVTLTIVVVPRLGTTATMAAIIAAQLTTGLVMDQLGLFGFRGAPLDGKRIAGTLLLMAGAALVFRR from the coding sequence ATGTCGAACCTCGCCCTCTTTCTCCTCATGATGTGCGGGGGCGCCGTCCTGGCGCTCCAGCCATCCATCAACGCCCGACTCGCCCAGAAGGTGGGGGTCGTCGAGAGCTCCTTCGTCTCCTTTGCCGTGGGAACTCTTGCCCTTGCCGTGGCGGTCTCCCTTTTCGGACGGGGCAGCCTGCGGGCCCTGCCGGGCGCGACGTGGTGGGAGCTGACCGGCGGCCTCCTCGGCGCAGCCTTCGTCACCCTCACCATCGTGGTGGTGCCGCGGCTCGGCACCACCGCCACCATGGCCGCCATCATCGCCGCCCAGCTCACCACGGGGCTCGTGATGGACCAGTTGGGACTGTTCGGCTTCCGGGGCGCCCCCCTCGACGGCAAGCGGATCGCCGGAACGCTCCTTCTCATGGCGGGGGCGGCGCTGGTCTTCCGGCGGTGA
- a CDS encoding Hsp20/alpha crystallin family protein: protein MSAKRHTTSASTGKGLREMPTGRTETGRGEVSILSPLREMERWFEESINRPFFGMNWMPLRHMLHDLGGGMEMMPAVDMFEEGGNLVVKAELPGMTKESLNLRIVDNNLIISGEKNTEEKIERSNFLRLERSHGSFSRTLGLPDGLDTEQIRASFRDGVLEVRIPRTETSTVRQITVE, encoded by the coding sequence GTGAGCGCGAAACGCCACACCACATCTGCCTCCACGGGGAAGGGACTCCGGGAGATGCCCACGGGAAGAACCGAAACGGGGAGAGGCGAAGTCAGCATCCTCTCGCCGCTTCGGGAGATGGAGCGGTGGTTTGAGGAGTCGATCAACCGGCCGTTCTTCGGGATGAACTGGATGCCGCTGCGGCATATGCTCCACGATCTGGGTGGAGGGATGGAGATGATGCCGGCGGTCGACATGTTCGAGGAAGGGGGAAACCTGGTCGTGAAGGCCGAGCTTCCGGGAATGACGAAAGAGAGCCTCAACCTCCGGATCGTCGACAACAACCTGATCATCTCCGGTGAAAAGAACACCGAAGAAAAGATCGAACGGAGCAACTTCCTGCGGCTCGAACGGTCCCACGGCTCCTTCAGCCGGACCCTCGGACTCCCCGACGGGCTCGACACGGAACAGATCAGGGCGAGCTTCAGGGACGGGGTGCTCGAAGTGAGGATCCCAAGAACCGAGACCAGCACGGTCCGGCAGATCACCGTCGAGTAA